Proteins encoded together in one Vigna angularis cultivar LongXiaoDou No.4 chromosome 5, ASM1680809v1, whole genome shotgun sequence window:
- the LOC108339070 gene encoding DNA-directed RNA polymerase V subunit 1, with translation MEDNPPSSLLDGVVIGVKFGMATRKEICTASISDSSISHASQLSNPFLGLPLEFGRCESCGTSEAGKCEGHFGYIELPTPIYHPSHISELKRMLSLVCLNCLKMRKSKPSASGSGFVQRLVSPCCEVSAAEVSIRDVKTSDGACYLALKVSKSKMHPDFWGFLEKYGYRYEGDHTRALLPCEAMEIIKRIPLETKRKLAGKGYFPQDGYLLKYLPVPPNCLSVPEVSDGVSVMASDPSITILRKLLRKVEIIKSSRSGEPNFESHHVEANDLQSVVDQYFQIRGTSKAARAIETRFGVNKELNESSTKAWLEKMRTLFIRKGSGFSSRNVITGDCYRRINEVGIPVEVAQRVTFEERVNIHNIGYLQKLVDENLCLTYKEGMSTFSLRDGSKGHIYLKPGQIVQRRIMDGDIVFINRPPTTHKHSLQALFVYIHDDHTVKINPLICGPLGADFDGDCVHLFYPQSLAAKAEVVELFSVENQLLSSHSGNLNLQLTTDSLLSLKMLVKRCFFDRVAANQLAMFLVPLPQAGLMKANSGNSYWTSIQMLQCALPLCFDCSGGRYLIRQSEILEFDFNRDVLPATVNEIAASIFFSKGPKEALKFFDVLQPFLMESIFADGFSVSLQDFSISRAIKRIISRSIGKLSSLLYQLRSVYNELVAQQLEKLIRDIELPVINFALKSTKLGDLIDSKSKSAIDKVVQQIGFLGQQLFDRGKFYSKGLVEDVTSHFHVKCCYDGDGYPSAEYGLLKGSFFNGLDPYEEMVHSISTREIMVRSSRGLSEPGTLFKNLMAILRDVVICYDGTVRNICSNSIIQFEYGLEKTEHLFPAGEPVGVLAATAMSNPAYKAVLDASPSSNSSWELMKEILQCKVNFKNEPVDRRVILYLNDCDCGGSYCRENAAYKVKDQLRKVNLKDASVEFIIEYQEQRMRKGNSETDAGLVGHIYLDEMMLEELKISMANIFQKCSDRLKSFSRRKKANEFLNKTELSFSESCSASHSAAPCLTFIWVDDRNNEFDRTVKILSEEICPVLLDTIIQGDPRISSASIIWVSPDTNTWVRNPYKSSNGELALDIILEKDVVKQSGDAWRIVLDSCLPVLHLIDTRRSIPYAIKQIQELLGISCTFDQAIQRVAASVKMVAKGVLREHLILLASSMTCGGNLVGFNTGGYKALCRQLNIQVPFTDATLFTPKKCFERAAAKCHTDSLSSVVASCSWGKHVAVGTGSKFDVVWDANKIRSSEIKGMDVYSFLHMVGGHTDGEEETDACLGEDIDDLLEEENLDLEMSSPHNSGFKAVFEDNPEVLNDSTSNGWDVNLNQSESKSNGWGANITGQANTNSNEWSGWGNNNSEIPAGGTENMQGSWGSGRRKDVTQEDNFASGAWGANRTDHTETKSNDWGRNNKSEILASGSEKDSWGSSKLKDDVRKNNIGSSAWDAGSTGQTKAKSNEWSGWGNNQSEIPAGGSENVRDSWGSDKGKDDVTQVDNSAYGSWGGNRRDQTKAKSNESSGWGRNQSEMQPGGSKNVREDSWDSGKLKDDTQNDNSESGAWGASSKGQIESKSNEWSGWGKNKSEKAGEFENVQDSWGSGKRKDVTQVDNSESGAWGARSTGQIESKSNEWSGWGKNKSEKAGEFENVQDSWGSGKRKDVTQVDNSVSGSWGGSRGDQTNTKSNELSGWGRNKSVIPASGTENAQDSWGSSILKDDVTQKDNSTSGSWGANKTGSSKTEVDEWARNKVEAIDGGSEKPQEDSWNSGNWKADSKVGNNSWGKAKSSGSQSWDSQNQSNQNSTSRGWESHIASANSDSEKGFQWGKQGRESFKKNRFEGSQGRGPNGGDWKNRNRPPRPPGQRLDLYSSEEQDVLKEIEPIMQSIRRIMQQQGYNDGDPLAAEDQQFILENVFEHHPDKETKMGAGIDYVMVNRHSSFQDSRCFFVVLKDGRREDFSYRKCLDNRIRKKYPADLAEAFVNKYFRVFRNRGDQTANPRGDQTRMPVQDEASTPADQTSTPGPVETNE, from the exons CCTTCAGCATCAGGCAGTGGCTTTGTGCAGAGATTAGTATCTCCTTGTTGTGAG gttagTGCTGCTGAAGTTTCTATAAGGGATGTTAAAACAAGTGATGGGGCTTGTTATCTAGCACTCAAGGTATCCAAATCCAAGATGCATCCTGATTTTTGGggttttttagaaaaatatggCTATCGCTATGAGGGTGATCATACTCGAGCCTTACTTCCTTGTGAG GCAATGGAAATTATTAAGAGAATCCCATTAGAAACCAAAAGAAAGCTTGCTGGAAAAGGGTATTTTCCTCAAGATGGATATCTTTTGAAGTATCTTCCAGTGCCACCTAATTGCTTGTCAGTACCAGAAGTTTCAGATGGCGTTAGTGTCATGGCTTCG GATCCTTCCATTACAATTCTCAGAAAATTGCTCAGGAAGGTTGAAATCATCAAAAGTTCTAGATCTGGAGAACCAAATTTTGAGTCTCATCACGTGGAAGCAAATGATTTGCAGTCAGTTGTTGATCAGTATTTTCAAATTAGGGGCACTTCTAAGGCAGCACGTGCTATTGAAACACGTTTTGGGGTTAATAAAGAGCTTAATGAATCATCAACGAAAGCATGGCTAGAGAAAATGCGGactttatttataagaaaaggTTCAGGTTTTTCTTCCCGGAATGTGATAACTGGAGATTGTTATAGAAGGATAAATGAAGTAGGGATTCCGGTTGAAGTTGCCCAACGAGTAACATTTGAGGAGAGAGTTAACATCCATAACATAGGTTATTTGCAGAAATTAGTTGATGAAAATCTGTGCCTTACTTACAAGGAGGGTATGTCAACTTTTTCACTCAGGGATGGCTCAAAGGGTCACATATATTTGAAGCCTGGTCAGATAGTACAGCGAAGGATTATGGACGGGGATATCGTCTTCATTAACAGGCCACCTACAACACACAAACACTCTTTACAGGCACTTTTTGTTTACATCCATGATGACCACACTGTGAAAATAAATCCTTTAATTTGTGGACCACTTGGGGCTGATTTTGATGGTGATTGTGTCCATCTGTTTTATCCACAGTCACTAGCTGCCAAAGCAGAAGTTGTGGAGTTATTTTCTGTCGAGAATCAACTGCTCAGCTCTCACAGTGGCAATTTGAATTTACAGTTAACCACAGATTCGTTGTTGTCACTGAAGATGTTGGTCAAGAGATGTTTTTTTGATAGAGTGGCAGCTAATCAATTGGCTATGTTTCTTGTACCTTTGCCTCAAGCTGGTTTGATGAAGGCCAATTCTGGTAATTCTTATTGGACTTCCATCCAAATGTTACAGTGTGCTCTCCCTTTGTGTTTTGATTGCTCTGGGGGACGGTATTTGATTAGGCAGAGTGAAATCTTAGAATTCGATTTTAATAGGGATGTTTTGCCTGCAACAGTAAATGAAATAGCAGCCTCAATTTTCTTTAGCAAGGGTCCAAAGGAGGCACTGAAGTTCTTTGATGTGTTGCAGCCTTTTTTGATGGAAAGTATATTTGCTGATGGGTTTAGTGTTAGCCTGCAAGATTTTTCCATATCCAGGgcaattaaaagaattataagcAGAAGCATAGGAAAACTTTCTTCTCTCTTGTATCAGCTGAGGTCTGTTTACAACGAGCTGGTGGCGCAACAATTGGAGAAGCTTATTCGTGATATTGAACTTCCTGTTATTAATTTTGCTCTAAAGTCAACCAAACTAGGAGATTTAATTGATTCAAAGAGTAAATCTGCAATTGATAAGGTTGTTCAGCAGATTGGTTTCTTAGGGCAGCAACTTTTTGATAGGGGAAAATTCTATTCAAAAGGATTGGTGGAAgatgtaacatctcattttcACGTGAAGTGTTGTTATGATGGGGATGGTTATCCCTCTGCTGAGTATGGGTTGCTCAAAGGGTCTTTTTTCAATGGTTTGGATCCATATGAAGAGATGGTGCATTCAATTTCAACAAGGGAAATAATGGTGCGTTCTTCAAGGGGATTATCTGAACCAGGAACGCTCTTCAAGAATTTGATGGCCATTCTTCGGGATGTtgttatctgttatgatggaaCTGTTAGAAATATTTGCAGTAATTCCATTATCCAGTTTGAATATGGATTAGAGAAAACTGAGCACCTATTCCCTGCTGGTGAGCCTGTAGGCGTCTTAGCAGCAACTGCTATGTCAAATCCTGCTTACAAAGCTGTCCTTGATGCTAGTCCCAGTAGCAATTCCTCATGGGAGTTGATGAAG GAAATACTACAATGCAAGGTCAATTTTAAGAATGAACCTGTTGATCGGCGTGTTATTTTGTACCTGAACGACTGTGATTGTGGAGGGAGTTATTGTCGTGAAAATGCGGCATATAAAGTTAAAGATCAATTGAGAAAAGTCAATCTTAAGGATGCATCAGTGGAGTTTATTATTGA ATACCAAGAACAGCGGATGCGAAAGGGAAATTCTGAAACCGATGCTGGACTTGTTGGTCATATTTATCTGGACGAG ATGATGTTAGAAGAGCTGAAGATCAGCATGGCCAACATTTTTCAGAAATGCTCGGATAGACTAAAATCCTTTAGTCGGAGAAAGAAAGCTAATGAATTTCTGAATAAGACCGAATTGTCGTTTAG TGAGTCTTGCTCGGCTTCACATTCTGCTGCCCCGTGTTTAACATTCATTTGGGTTGATGATCGTAATAATGAATTTGATCGAACTGTAAAGATCCTATCGGAAGAAATCTGCCCTGTGCTGTTAGATACAATAATCCAAG GAGACCCACGCATTAGCTCTGCAAGTATAATTTGGGTTAGTCCGGATACAAACACATGGGTTCGAAACCCTTATAAATCTTCTAATGGTGAACTGGCACTGGATATTATTCTTGAGAAGGATGTAGTCAAGCAGAGTGGTGATGCTTGGAGGATTGTACTTGATTCCTGCCTTCCTGTTCTTCATTTGATTGATACCAGGCGTTCAATCCCATACGCTATTAAGCAGATTCAAGAATTGTTGGGGATATCTTGCACTTTTGATCAAGCGATTCAG CGTGTTGCGGCATCTGTGAAAATGGTGGCAAAAGGTGTTCTTAGAGAGCATCTAATTTTGTTAGCTAGTAGTATGACATGTGGTGGGAACCTGGTTGGCTTTAACACAGGGGGATATAAAGCCCTCTGTCGACAACTAAATATTCAAGTACCATTCACAGATGCAACACTCTTT ACACCTAAAAAATGTTTTGAGCGAGCTGCTGCGAAATGTCATACTGACTCTCTGTCAAGCGTAGTTGCATCCTGTTCCTGGGGTAAACATGTGGCAGTTGGTACAGGATCAAAATTTGATGTTGTTTGGGATGCAAATAAG ATAAGATCAAGTGAAATTAAAGGAATGGATGTTTACAGTTTTCTTCACATGGTTGGAGGTCATACTGATGGGGAAGAAGAAACTGATGCTTGTTTGGGTGAAGATATTGATGAtttgctggaagaagaaaatttggatttGGAAATGTCCTCACCACATAACTCTGGTTTTAAGGCTGTCTTCGAAGACAATCCTGAAGTACTGAATGATTCAACATCCAATGGTTGGGATGTAAATTTAAATCAGAGTGAATCAAAATCAAATGGTTGGGGTGCAAACATAACAGGTCAGGCAAACACAAATTCTAATGAATGGTCTGGCTGGGGAAACAATAATTCTGAAATACCAGCCGGTGGAACCGAAAATATGCAAGGCTCTTGGGGCTCTGGTAGGAGGAAAGATGTAACCCAAGAAGACAATTTTGCATCAGGTGCTTGGGGTGCAAACAGAacagatcatacagaaacaaaatctaATGACTGGGGAAGGAATAATAAGTCTGAAATACTTGCTAGTGGATCTGAAAAAGATTCttggggctcaagtaaattgaaagaTGATGTACGAAAAAACAATATTGGTTCTAGTGCTTGGGATGCAGGAAGCACAggtcagacaaaagcaaaatctAATGAATGGTCTGGATGGGGAAATAATCAGTCTGAAATACCAGCTGGTGGATCAGAAAATGTGCGAGATTCCTGGGGCTCTGACAAGGGGAAAGATGATGTTACCCAAGTAGACAACTCCGCATATGGTTCTTGGGGTGGAAACAGAagagatcagacaaaagcaaaatctAATGAATCGTCAGGCTGGGGAAGGAATCAATCAGAAATGCAACCTGGAGGATCTAAAAATGTAAGAGAAGATTCTTGGGACTCAGGTAAATTGAAAGATGATACCCAAAATGACAATTCTGAGTCTGGTGCCTGGGGTGCAAGCAGCAAAGGCCAGATAGAATCAAAATCTAATGAATGGTCAGGCTGGGGGAAGAATAAGTCTGAAAAAGCCggtgaatttgaaaatgtgCAGGATTCTTGGGGCTCGGGTAAGAGGAAAGATGTTACCCAAGTAGACAATTCTGAGTCTGGTGCCTGGGGTGCAAGAAGCACAGGCCAGATAGAATCAAAATCTAATGAATGGTCAGGCTGGGGGAAGAATAAGTCTGAAAAAGctggtgaatttgaaaatgtgCAGGATTCTTGGGGCTCTGGTAAGAGGAAAGATGTTACCCAAGTAGACAACTCTGTGTCTGGTTCTTGGGGTGGAAGCAGAGGAGATCAAACTAACACAAAATCTAATGAATTGTCTGGCTGGGGAAGGAATAAATCGGTAATACCAGCTAGCGGAACTGAAAATGCACAAGATTCTTGGGGCTCAAGTATATTGAAAGATGATGTTACCCAGAAAGATAATTCCACCTCTGGTTCTTGGGGTGCAAACAAAACAGGTTCGTCAAAAACTGAAGTAGATGAGTGGGCTAGAAATAAAGTTGAGGCAATAGATGGTGGGTCAGAAAAGCCCCAAGAAGATTCTTGGAACTCAGGTAATTGGAAAGCTGACTCAAAAGTTGGCAATAACTCTTGGGGAAAAGCCAAATCCTCTGGAAGTCAATCATGGGATTCCCAAAATCAGTCAAATCAAAATTCAACTTCACGGGGATGGGAATCACATATTGCTTCAGCTAATTCAGATAGTGAGAAAGGTTTTCAGTGGGGTAAGCAAGGTAGAGAATCTTTCAAGAAAAATCGCTTTGAAGGTTCACAAGGTCGCGGTCCAAATGGTGGCGACTGGAAAAATAGGAATCGCCCACCTAGACCACCTGGACAGAGATTGGACTTATATTCATCTGAGGAGCAGGATGTGCTGAAGGAGATCGAACCTATTATGCAGTCTATCAGACGAATCATGCAACAACAGGG GTACAACGATGGGGACCCGCTGGCTGCTGAAGATCAACAATTTATACTTGAGAATGTCTTTGAGCACCACCCAGATAAAGAAACCAAAATGGGTGCTGGAATTGATTATGTCATG GTTAACAGACACAGCAGTTTTCAGGATAGCAGATGCTTTTTCGTGGTTTTGAAAGATGGTCGAAGAGAAGATTTTTCCTACCGTAAATGCTTGGATAACCGGATAAGAAAGAAGTATCCAGCTGACCTTGCTGAAGCATTCGTCAATAAATATTTTCGAGTTTTCCGTAATAGGGGGGACCAAACTGCAAACCCAAGGGGGGACCAGACTAGAATGCCAGTGCAGGACGAAGCTTCTACACCGGCTGACCAGACCTCAACACCCGGCCCTGTGGAAACGAATGAGTAG
- the LOC108339634 gene encoding prefoldin subunit 1 — translation MADEANRTAFLEIQGRMIETTGKLKQVQTQMRSKEAEKKRAYLTMEELKQVPDDTNVYKSIGMRRKSFVLETKASLMNEQDKKFKDGEASVTTLQSSKEYLEKQMAEVESNLRELLQQDPGLARQIMSMNVV, via the exons ATGGCAGACGAAGCTAACAGAACA GCTTTCCTTGAAATTCAAGGTCGCATGATCGAAACTACTGGAAAACTAAAACAG GTGCAAACCCAGATGCGTTCCAAAGAAGCTGAAAAAAAGCGTGCTTATTTGACCATGGAAGAGCTAAAGCAAGTTCCTGATGATACTAATGTTTACAAATCTATTGGTATGCGAAGAAAATC GTTTGTATTGGAGACCAAGGCATCATTAATGAATGAACAGGACAAAAAGTTTAAAGATGGTGAAGCTTCTGTTACTACATTACAG AGCTCGAAAGAGTACTTGGAAAAGCAGATGGCAGAGGTGGAAAGCAATTTGAGAGAACTGTTACAGCAAGATCCTGGTCTTGCTAGGCAAATCATGTCTATGAATGTAGTGTAA
- the LOC108340478 gene encoding uncharacterized protein LOC108340478, with amino-acid sequence MASSSSSLVVVGPLNLTQQNGYKVWEDPSFIKWRKRDSHVTLHCHDSLEGSLRYWYQRNKVDFLVSQSAVWNVDAVQGSLDCAAFWVKDLPFVKSLSGYWKFFIADRPSNVPTNFYESEFHDSEWKNLPVPSNWQLHGFDVPIYTNVVYPFPLDPPFVPSENPTGCYRTYFQIPKEWEGRRILLHFEAVDSAFCAWINGNPVGYSQDSRLPAEFEITEFCHPCGSDVKNVLAVQVYRWSDGSYLEDQDQWRLSGIHRDVLLMAKPEVFITDYFFKSNIAEDYSYADILVEVKLDRLKETSKDNILTDYSIETTLFDSGSWYTSDGNPDLLSSNVADIKLQPSSTPAPILGFHGYLLTGKLQSPKLWSAEKPYLYTLVVVLKDRSGRVVDSESCPVGFRLVSKAHKQLLVNGHAVVLRGVNRHEHHPQVGKANIESCMIKDLVLMKQNNINAVRNSHYPQHPRWYELCDLFGMYMIDEANIETHGFDYSKHLKHPTLEPIWASSMLDRVIGMVERDKNHACIISWSLGNESGFGTNHYALAGWIRGRDSSRVLHYEGGGSRTPCTDIVCPMYMRVWDMVKIANDPTETRPLILCEYSHAMGNSNGNLHIYWEAIDNTFGLQGGFIWDWVDQALVKVYEDGTKHWAYGGEFGDVPNDLNFCLNGLTFPDRTPHPVLHEVKYLYQPIKVALNEGKLEIKNTHFFQTTEGLEFSWYISANGYNLGSGILDLAPIKPQNSYAVDWKSGPWYSLWASSSEEELFLTLTVKLLDSTRWVEAGHIVSSAQVQLPDRKNILVHAIAISSGKLVAETQGDTIIVKKQDVWDLTLNTKTGLVESWKVKGVHILKKGILPCFWRAPIDNDKGGEGASYLSRWKAAGMDCLHFIAESCSVQSITENSVRILVVFLGVTKGAEGSLSNQDKSKVLYTTEVTYTIFASGDVIIECEVKPNPDLPPLPRVGIVLNVEKSLDLVTWYGRGPFECYPDRKAAAQVAVYEHNVSELHVPYIVPGESSGRADVRWATFRNKNGFGIYASKYGISPPMQMSASYYSTSELERATHNEELIEGDSIEFHLDHKHMGLGGDDSWSPCVHNPYLIPPVSHSFSVRLCPVTPDTSGYDIYKSQLQNS; translated from the exons atggcttcttcttcttcttctttggttGTTGTTGGGCCTCTTAACCTCACTCAACAGAATGGTTACAAAGTGTGGGAAGATCCTTCTTTCATCAAGTGGAGGAAAAGGGACTCTCATGTCACCTTGCACTGCCATGACTCTCTAGAAG GATCTCTCAGATATTGGTATCAACGGAACAAAGTGGATTTTTTGGTTTCCCAGTCTGCTGTTTGGAATGTTGATGCTGTTCAGGGGTCTCTTGATTGTGCTGCATTTTGGGTCAAAGACTTGCCTTTTGTTAAGTCCTTGTCTGGATATTGGAAATTTTTCATCGCTGACAGGCCCAGCAATGTTCCAACTAATTTTTATGAAAGTGAGTTCCACGATTCAGAGTGGAAAAATTTGCCTG TTCCTTCGAATTGGCAGTTACACGGATTTGATGTTCCTATATATACGAACGTGGTGTATCCATTTCCGCTAGATCCTCCTTTCGTTCCAAGTGAAAATCCTACTGGCTGTTACAGAACGTACTTCCAAATTCCTAAAGAATGGGAGG GTAGAAGAATTTTGTTGCATTTTGAAGCAGTTGATTCTGCCTTTTGTGCATGGATAAATGGGAATCCTGTTGGATATAg CCAAGACAGCAGACTTCCTGCAGAGTTTGAAATCACTGAATTTTGTCATCCATGTGGTTCAGATGTTAAGAATGTTTTAGCTGTTCAAGTGTATAGATGGAGTGATGGCTCTTACCTTGAGGACCAGGACCAATGGCGGTTATCTGGTATCCACCGTGATGTTCTTCTTATGGCAAAGCCAGAG GTATTTATTACTGACTACTTTTTCAAATCAAATATCGCTGAAGATTATTCTTACGCAGATATACTG GTTGAAGTAAAATTAGATAGATTAAAAGAGACATCCAAGGATAATATTCTCACAGACTACTCCATAGAAACTACGTTGTTTGATTCTGGAAGCTGGTACACCTCTGATGGCAATCCTGATCTCCTTTCATCTAATGTGGCTGACATAAAGCTCCAACCATCAAGTACACCAGCACCAATATTAGGGTTTCATGGCTACTTGCTTACAGGGAAACTACAATCACCAAAGCTTTGGTCTGCAGAGAAA CCATACCTCTATACTCTGGTTGTTGTCCTGAAAGACCGATCTGGCCGTGTTGTTGACAGTGAATCATGTCCAGTAGGATTTAGACTAGTGTCTAAAGCCCATAAACAACTGCTTGTTAATGGACATGCTGTTGTGCTTAGAGGTGTGAACAGGCATGAACATCATCCTCAAGTGGGGAAGGCAAACATAGAATCCTGCATGATCAAG gattTGGTCTTGATGAagcaaaataatattaatgcaGTGAGGAATAGCCATTATCCCCAACATCCACGTTGGTATGAGCTATGTGATCTGTTTGGCATGTATATGATAGACGAAGCAAATATTGAGACACATGGTTTTGACTATTCTAAACATCTCAAGCACCCTACTTTGGAACCAATTTGGGCATCTTCAATGCTGGATCGTGTGATTGGCATGGTTGAGAGAGATAAAAATCACGCATGCATTATTTCGTGGTCTTTAGGGAATGAATCTGGATTTGGAACAAATCATTATGCTTTAGCTG GCTGGATTCGAGGACGAGATTCATCACGGGTATTACATTATGAAGGAGGTGGATCCAGGACTCCATGCACTGATATTGTGTGTCCTATGTATATGCGTGTTTGGGACATGGTGAAAATAGCCAATGATCCGACTGAAACACGTCCTCTGATACTGTGCGA ATATTCACATGCAATGGGAAACAGTAATGGAAATCTTCATATATATTGGGAAGCAATTGACAACACATTTGGACTCCAAGGAGGCTTTATTTGGGATTGGGTTGATCAG GCGCTGGTGAAAGTTTATGAGGATGGTACAAAGCATTGGGCATATGGAGGTGAATTTGGGGATGTTCCCAatgatttgaatttttgtttgaatGGGCTCACATTTCCTGATCGAACTCCTCATCCTGTTTTACATG AGGTTAAATACTTGTACCAACCAATCAAGGTGGCTTTAAATGAAGGGAAATTGGAG ataaaaaatactcatttttttcaaacaacaGAAGGATTGGAGTTCAGCTGGTATATTTCTGCAAATGGATATAACCTTGGATCTGGTATTTTGGACCTTGCCCCTATAAAGCCCCAGAATAGTTATGCTGTTGATTGGAAATCAGGTCCATGGTATTCTCTGTGGGCTTCATCATCAGAAGAAGAACTATTCTTGACATTAACGGTTAAACTTTTGGACTCCACACGTTGGGTTGAAGCTGGTCATATTGTTTCATCTGCTCAAGTTCAACTGCCTGACAGGAAAAACATTCTTGTGCAT GCTATTGCTATTAGTTCTGGCAAACTGGTTGCTGAAACACAAGGAGATACAATCATAGTCAAAAAGCAAGATGTTTGGGATTTGACATTGAATACTAAAACTGGTTTAGTTGAAAGCTGGAAG GTTAAAGGAgtacatattttgaaaaagggCATCCTCCCATGTTTCTGGCGAGCTCCTATAGATAATGATAAAGGAGGAGAGGGAGCCAGTTATTTGTCCAGGTGGAAAGCTGCTGGAATGGACTGCCTCCACTTCATTGCTGAGAGCTGTTCTGTGCAAAGTATTACAGAAAACTCAGTTAGAATATTGGTGGTTTTTCTTGGTGTTACAAAGGGTGCTGAGGGTTCTCTCTCTAACCAAGACAAATCAAAGGTATTATATACTACAGAAGTGACATATACAATTTTTGCTTCTGGGGATGTTATTATAGAATGCGAAGTGAAGCCAAATCCTGATCTTCCTCCTTTACCACGTGTGGGAATTGTGTTAAATGTGGAAAAATCATTGGATCTAGTAACTTGGTATGGAAGAGGACCATTTGAGTGTTATCCGGATCGAAAAGCTGCAGCCCAAGTTGCAGTCTATGAACATAATGTTAGTGAGTTGCATGTTCCTTATATTGTTCCTGGGGAATCTTCTGGCAGGGCAGATGTTAGGTGGGCAACATTCAGAAACAAAAATGGTTTTGGAATATATGCTTCTAAGTATGGTATCTCTCCACCAATGCAAATGAGTGCAAGCTACTATAGCACCTCAGAACTTGAACGTGCCACACACAATGAAGAGCTCATTGAAGGAGATAGCATTGAG TTTCATCTGGATCACAAGCATATGGGGTTAGGTGGAGATGATAGTTGGTCGCCATGTGTCCACAATCCTTATTTGATTCCTCCTGTGTCACACTCATTCTCTGTTAGATTGTGTCCTGTAACTCCAGACACTTCTGGGTATGACATCTACAAATCCCAGCTTCAAAACTCTTGA
- the LOC108339632 gene encoding uncharacterized protein LOC108339632 isoform X1, protein MIFDILDLLLHRDFKRKAMASAIGSRVESFRNSPLLRFSLNFLRASSSASSSTSSAVSSAQNPKKSKRRKKKNLFEVAQFLPNWGIGHHMAKSHWNEVSYEITKLNLYKDGRHGKAWGIAHKNGLPIADAPKKISGVHKRCWKFLPNVVKASESSTNLTSPIDTGLKVETEAS, encoded by the exons ATGATTTTTGACATTTTGGATTTGCTTCTCCATAGGgattttaaaagaaaagcaaTGGCAAGTGCAATTGGTAGCAGAGTTGAATCTTTTCGAAACTCTCCTTTACTAAGGTTTTCTCTCAACTTCTTGAGAGCCTCTAGCTctgcttcctcttctacttctTCTGCTGTTTCTTCTGCTCAGAACCCTAAGAAATCGAAgcgaagaaagaagaaaaacttgTTTGAAGTTGCTCAGTTCTTACCGAACTGGGGAATTGGCCACCACATGGCCAAGTCTCACTGGAATGAAGTTTCTTACGAAATCACTAAACTCAATCTCTACAAG GATGGAAGGCATGGAAAAGCATGGGGGATTGCTCATAAAAATG GCTTGCCAATAGCAGATGCTCCAAAAAAAATTAGTGGAGTTCACAAACGCTGTTGGAAGTTCCTACCAAATGTAGTAAAAGCATCAGAAAGCTCAACAAACTTAACCAGTCCAATTGATACTGGCTTGAAAGTTGAAACTGAAGCAAGTTGA
- the LOC108339632 gene encoding uncharacterized protein LOC108339632 isoform X2, with product MASAIGSRVESFRNSPLLRFSLNFLRASSSASSSTSSAVSSAQNPKKSKRRKKKNLFEVAQFLPNWGIGHHMAKSHWNEVSYEITKLNLYKDGRHGKAWGIAHKNGLPIADAPKKISGVHKRCWKFLPNVVKASESSTNLTSPIDTGLKVETEAS from the exons aTGGCAAGTGCAATTGGTAGCAGAGTTGAATCTTTTCGAAACTCTCCTTTACTAAGGTTTTCTCTCAACTTCTTGAGAGCCTCTAGCTctgcttcctcttctacttctTCTGCTGTTTCTTCTGCTCAGAACCCTAAGAAATCGAAgcgaagaaagaagaaaaacttgTTTGAAGTTGCTCAGTTCTTACCGAACTGGGGAATTGGCCACCACATGGCCAAGTCTCACTGGAATGAAGTTTCTTACGAAATCACTAAACTCAATCTCTACAAG GATGGAAGGCATGGAAAAGCATGGGGGATTGCTCATAAAAATG GCTTGCCAATAGCAGATGCTCCAAAAAAAATTAGTGGAGTTCACAAACGCTGTTGGAAGTTCCTACCAAATGTAGTAAAAGCATCAGAAAGCTCAACAAACTTAACCAGTCCAATTGATACTGGCTTGAAAGTTGAAACTGAAGCAAGTTGA